ACATATCCTGCACAAAAAGTCAAAAAAAGCGCTAGTCTTTTAGACTGACGTGATATTTTTCTTATTGGTAATAATCTCATTTTCTCCCCCTTCTCATTTCATCTATTTATCTAAATATTGTACCACTTTCTTTGAGAAAAGCGTAGTCCATTTGAAAATTTTTACCATCTGTTGGATAGTCCTTCTTTTGTATGTTATAATGAAGGAAGGAATTGAAGTCGGAAAAGGAGTATTTATGCTTAAATTAGGTGTCATCGGAACAGGGGCTATCAGCCATCATTTCATAGAAGCAGCCCATGCTAGCGGAGAATACCAGCTGGTTGCAGTCTATTCTAGAAAACGAGAAACTGCCGCAACCTTTGCTTCTCGCTATCAGAATATCCAACTCTTTAATCAATTAGAAGACTTCTTTAAATCTTCCTTTGATGTAGTCTATATCGCCAGTCCAAACTCCTTGCATTTTGTGCAAACCAAGACTGCCTTGTCTTTTGGTAAGCACGTCATTCTTGAAAAGCCAGCTGTCACGCAGCCACAAGAATGGCTGGATTTGAGACAGACAGCTGAGAAAAATAATTGTTTTATCTTTGAGGCAGCTCGTAATTACCACGAGGAAGCTTTTACCACTATCAAAAATTTTTTGGCAGACAAGCAAGTGTTGGGAGCTGATTTCAATTATGCTAAGTATTCATCCAAAATGCCGGACTTGTTAGCTGGGCAGACGCCAAATGTCTTTTCAGATCGTTTTGCTGGTGGAGCCCTTATGGATTTGGGGATTTATCCTCTCTATGCTACTATTCGCCTCTTTGGAAAGGCTCAAGCCGCGACTTATCAGGCACAACAGCTTGACAATAGCATTGACCTGAATGGAGACGGTATCCTCTTCTACCCAGACTTTCAAGTTCATATCAAAGCTGGGAAAAACATCACTTCCAATCTTCCTTGTGAGATTTACACAGCAGATGGAACCTTGACCCTCAACACGATTGAACATGTCTGCTCAGCTATTTTTAGCGACCACCAAGGAAATCAAGTTCAACTCCCTATCCAACAGGCTCCTCATACGATGACTGAGGAAGTTGCTGCGTTTGCTCAGATGATCCAGCAACCAGACCAGACGATCTACCAGACTTGGCTGGATGATGCAAGCTCTATTCATGAGCTACTATATACTATGCGCCAGACTGCTGGCATTAGATTTGAGGCAGAAAAATGAAAACCAAACTACCGACTGAATGGCAAGAACTGAGCGACCAGCTCGGTTTCCAAGAATTTACCCCCATTCAAACTCAACTATTTGAGCCTATACTTGCTGGAGAAAACCTACTGGGAGTGAGCCCAACAGGAACTGGTAAGACGCTAGCTTATTTACTTCCAAGTCTTCTCAGACTACAAAAGAAAAAAGCCCAGCAACTCTTGATTCTAGCACCAAATACAGAACTAGCTGGACAGATTTTTGACGTGTGTAAAACGTGGGCAGAAGCCATCGGTTTAACAGCTCAGCTCTTCCTATCAGGTTCAAGTCAGAAACGCCAGATTGAACGCCTCAAAAAAGGACCAGAGATTCTGATTGGAACTCCCGGCCGCATCTTTGAGTTGATTAAATTGAAAAAAATCAAGATGATGAATGTGGAAACCATCATCCTGGATGAATTTGACCAATTGCTCGATGATTCTCAGATTCACTTTGTCGAGAAAATCACTCACTACGCACCTCGTGACCACCAACTCATCTACATGAGTGCGACGACCAAGTTTGACCAAGAAAAGATTGCACCAAACACGCGCACTATTGATCTCTCTAATCAAAAACTAGACAACATTCAACATTTCTACATGCAGGTAGACCAACGTCACCGAGTGGATATGCTACGAAAGCTAGCTCATGTTGAGGATTTCCGTGGTCTGGTCTTCTTTAACAGCTTGTCAGATCTTGGAAGTGCTGAGGAAAAACTACAGTATCGCGATGTCTTGGCCGTTTCCCTCGCTAGCGATGTCAATGTTAAATTTAGAAAAGTCATCTTAGAAAAGTTTAAGGACAAGCAGCTAACCCTGCTCCTTGCAACAGACCTTCTGGCTCGTGGGATTGATATCGATAGCCTAGAATGCGTCGTAAACTTTGATGTTCCTAGAGATATCGAAACCTACACTCACCGTGCTGGGCGTACAGGTCGCATGGGCAAAGAGGGCTATGTTATCACTCTCGTCTCCCATCCTGAAGAACTTAAAAAACTCAAGAAATTTGCAAGTGTTCGTGAAATCATCCTAAAAAATCAAGAACTCTATATCAAATAAGGTTGGCATTTGCCAACCTTTTTCTTATCCCC
Above is a window of Streptococcus oralis subsp. dentisani DNA encoding:
- a CDS encoding Gfo/Idh/MocA family protein; translation: MLKLGVIGTGAISHHFIEAAHASGEYQLVAVYSRKRETAATFASRYQNIQLFNQLEDFFKSSFDVVYIASPNSLHFVQTKTALSFGKHVILEKPAVTQPQEWLDLRQTAEKNNCFIFEAARNYHEEAFTTIKNFLADKQVLGADFNYAKYSSKMPDLLAGQTPNVFSDRFAGGALMDLGIYPLYATIRLFGKAQAATYQAQQLDNSIDLNGDGILFYPDFQVHIKAGKNITSNLPCEIYTADGTLTLNTIEHVCSAIFSDHQGNQVQLPIQQAPHTMTEEVAAFAQMIQQPDQTIYQTWLDDASSIHELLYTMRQTAGIRFEAEK
- a CDS encoding DEAD/DEAH box helicase; translation: MKTKLPTEWQELSDQLGFQEFTPIQTQLFEPILAGENLLGVSPTGTGKTLAYLLPSLLRLQKKKAQQLLILAPNTELAGQIFDVCKTWAEAIGLTAQLFLSGSSQKRQIERLKKGPEILIGTPGRIFELIKLKKIKMMNVETIILDEFDQLLDDSQIHFVEKITHYAPRDHQLIYMSATTKFDQEKIAPNTRTIDLSNQKLDNIQHFYMQVDQRHRVDMLRKLAHVEDFRGLVFFNSLSDLGSAEEKLQYRDVLAVSLASDVNVKFRKVILEKFKDKQLTLLLATDLLARGIDIDSLECVVNFDVPRDIETYTHRAGRTGRMGKEGYVITLVSHPEELKKLKKFASVREIILKNQELYIK